A genomic region of Candidatus Paceibacterota bacterium contains the following coding sequences:
- a CDS encoding cytochrome ubiquinol oxidase subunit I yields the protein MDVLLLSRIQFALTTAFHYLFPPLSIGLGLLLVIMEAVWLKTRNPLYHQMARFWTRVFALTFAIGVATGIVLEFEFGTNWATYSRYVGDVFGSALAAEGIFAFFLESGFLALLLFGWDRVRPGVHFFATCMVCLGAHFSAIWIVVANSWMQTPAGFHIVGEGLRARAEITDFWQMVFNPSSMDRLLHVLCGAWQAGAFLVVSVSAWYLLKRRHEAFARASLRLGLVVGMAASLLQLVSGHSSAAGVAQNQPAKLAAFEGRYDTRAKAPLVLAGWVDEQNERLLFSLEIPGMLSWLVHGDASKPVTGLREFKPEDRPPVNLTFQFYHIMMATGLGMIVVAGLGFLYFWHGSLFEKRWLLWLLTLSVLGPQIANQSGWFAAEVGRQPWIVHGLLRTSDALSAVVTADTVLTAIILFSLVYALLFAVFLYLLNDKIQHGPDAADLTPSGKLALPERHA from the coding sequence ATGGATGTGCTGCTGCTCTCACGGATACAATTCGCGCTGACGACGGCGTTCCATTACCTGTTTCCGCCTTTGAGCATCGGGCTGGGGCTGTTGCTGGTGATCATGGAGGCGGTGTGGCTCAAGACCCGCAATCCGCTCTACCACCAGATGGCGCGGTTTTGGACGCGGGTCTTTGCGCTGACGTTCGCCATCGGGGTGGCGACGGGAATAGTTCTGGAGTTTGAGTTTGGCACGAACTGGGCGACTTACTCGCGGTATGTGGGGGATGTGTTCGGCAGCGCGCTGGCGGCGGAGGGGATATTCGCGTTTTTCCTGGAATCGGGCTTCCTGGCGCTATTGTTGTTCGGCTGGGACCGCGTCCGCCCTGGCGTTCATTTCTTCGCCACCTGCATGGTGTGCCTGGGAGCGCATTTCAGCGCGATTTGGATTGTGGTGGCGAACTCCTGGATGCAGACACCGGCAGGATTCCACATCGTGGGAGAAGGTTTGCGTGCGCGGGCGGAGATTACGGATTTCTGGCAGATGGTGTTCAATCCATCGTCCATGGACCGGTTGCTGCACGTGCTGTGCGGGGCCTGGCAGGCCGGGGCATTTCTGGTGGTGAGCGTCAGCGCGTGGTATTTGCTGAAGCGGCGCCACGAAGCGTTCGCGCGGGCCTCCCTGCGGCTGGGGTTGGTGGTCGGCATGGCGGCTTCCCTGCTGCAGTTGGTGAGCGGGCACAGCAGCGCGGCGGGCGTGGCACAAAACCAACCGGCCAAACTGGCCGCCTTTGAGGGGCGGTATGACACGCGCGCCAAGGCGCCGCTAGTCCTGGCAGGTTGGGTGGACGAACAGAACGAGCGATTACTGTTCAGCCTCGAAATCCCCGGCATGCTGAGCTGGCTGGTCCATGGCGACGCGTCGAAGCCCGTGACTGGCCTGCGCGAGTTCAAGCCGGAAGACCGACCGCCGGTCAACCTGACGTTCCAATTCTATCATATTATGATGGCGACGGGGCTGGGGATGATTGTGGTGGCGGGGCTGGGTTTTCTGTACTTCTGGCACGGGTCGCTGTTTGAAAAGCGCTGGTTGCTGTGGCTGCTGACGCTGTCGGTGCTGGGGCCGCAAATTGCCAACCAGAGCGGCTGGTTCGCCGCCGAGGTCGGGCGGCAGCCGTGGATCGTTCACGGCCTGCTCAGGACGTCGGACGCGCTCTCGGCGGTGGTAACAGCGGATACGGTGCTGACGGCAATCATACTGTTCAGCCTGGTCTATGCGCTGCTGTTTGCCGTGTTCTTGTATTTGCTCAATGACAAGATCCAGCATGGACCGGACGCGGCGGATCTCACGCCGAGCGGGAAGCTGGCATTACCCGAAAGGCACGCATGA
- the cydB gene encoding cytochrome d ubiquinol oxidase subunit II has protein sequence MNAGDLDLNAVWFILIGVLFTGYAMLDGFDLGVGALHLFTKNDEERRVMLNTIGPVWDGNEVWLVTGGGALFAAFPIVYATVFSGFYMAFVLLLVALIFRAVAIEFRSKQPMRWWRQMWDIGFSAGSVLSSLLIGVAMGNIAWGIPIDDRGEFAGTFWSLLQPYPLLLGVTTVALFTMHGAIYALMKTEGALHDRLRGWINNCIIFFIICYAVTTMATLLYVPHMAARVRGSPWLFSLALVNMLAIANIPREIHRGRDWRAFLSSCVAMITLMSLFGLEMYPNLVLSNPEQANSLTIYNAASSPKTLSIMLTIAAIGLPVVLAYTVSIYWIFRGKVRLDRMSY, from the coding sequence ATGAACGCTGGCGATCTTGATCTGAATGCCGTCTGGTTCATCCTCATTGGGGTACTGTTTACGGGTTACGCTATGCTGGATGGGTTCGACTTGGGCGTCGGCGCGCTGCACCTGTTCACCAAGAACGACGAAGAGCGGCGCGTGATGCTCAATACCATCGGGCCGGTGTGGGACGGGAACGAGGTGTGGCTGGTGACCGGCGGCGGCGCACTGTTTGCGGCATTCCCGATTGTCTATGCCACAGTATTCTCCGGCTTCTACATGGCGTTCGTCCTGTTGCTGGTAGCGCTGATCTTTCGGGCGGTGGCCATCGAATTCCGCAGCAAGCAGCCGATGCGCTGGTGGCGCCAGATGTGGGACATCGGTTTCAGCGCCGGGAGCGTGCTGTCGAGCCTGCTGATCGGGGTGGCGATGGGCAATATCGCCTGGGGCATCCCGATTGATGACCGGGGCGAATTTGCCGGGACATTCTGGAGCCTGCTGCAACCTTACCCGTTGCTCCTGGGCGTGACGACCGTGGCGCTGTTCACGATGCACGGCGCCATCTACGCGCTCATGAAGACCGAGGGAGCGCTGCACGACCGGCTGCGCGGGTGGATCAACAACTGCATCATCTTCTTCATCATCTGCTACGCGGTGACGACGATGGCGACATTGCTCTACGTGCCCCACATGGCCGCGCGGGTGCGGGGCAGCCCGTGGCTGTTCAGTCTTGCTCTGGTCAACATGCTGGCGATCGCCAACATCCCGCGTGAGATTCACCGGGGTCGGGACTGGCGGGCGTTTCTCTCCTCGTGCGTGGCGATGATAACCCTGATGAGTCTCTTCGGCCTGGAAATGTATCCCAACCTGGTGCTGAGCAATCCCGAACAGGCCAACAGCCTGACCATCTACAACGCCGCCTCGTCACCCAAGACGCTGAGCATCATGCTGACCATTGCGGCGATCGGTCTGCCCGTGGTGTTAGCCTACACGGTGAGCATCTATTGGATCTTCCGGGGCAAGGTGCGTCTCGACCGGATGAGCTACTGA
- a CDS encoding glycosyltransferase family 4 protein, giving the protein MKILHFNNERTWRGGERQTLLLAAGLKDHGITSVIACRPGEPLARLALESGVPVRPIPGNNFGAALTLPRIAREFDLLHCHTGRGHSLAALTSAWHRKPFLVTRRVDFLPGGGWFNRYKFRGAARVVCISQFIADQLAGWGVPRERLSVISSAVPLPDPQLLTPQHQAAARARLGVAPDVKLIGNIAAMVGHKDQATLLRAAKIVLQRRPEARFVIIGDGELRRPLLAQRRELDLADQVLMPGFIPQAEEFLPAFDVFAMSSCMEGLGSIVLDAFAAGTPVAATAGGGIPETVRHEETGLLVPVGDHAGLAAAILRLLTEEPLAARLRANALDRVRRDYSVERMSGDYSKLYRELVRAPLRASGPGT; this is encoded by the coding sequence ATGAAGATCCTGCATTTCAACAACGAGAGAACCTGGCGCGGCGGCGAACGCCAGACGCTGCTGCTCGCCGCCGGGCTGAAGGACCACGGGATCACGTCGGTTATCGCGTGCCGCCCGGGCGAGCCTCTGGCACGCCTGGCCCTGGAATCCGGGGTGCCGGTGCGCCCGATTCCAGGAAACAATTTCGGCGCGGCGCTCACGCTGCCGCGCATCGCGCGGGAGTTCGATCTCCTTCATTGTCATACGGGTCGGGGCCACAGCCTGGCGGCGTTGACTTCGGCCTGGCATCGCAAACCCTTTCTGGTGACCCGCCGGGTGGATTTTCTGCCGGGCGGCGGCTGGTTCAACCGCTACAAATTCCGTGGCGCGGCGCGGGTGGTGTGCATATCGCAGTTCATCGCCGATCAACTGGCGGGATGGGGCGTGCCCAGGGAACGATTGTCGGTTATCAGCAGCGCCGTGCCGCTGCCCGACCCGCAACTGCTGACCCCGCAGCATCAGGCCGCAGCACGCGCCCGGCTCGGAGTGGCCCCGGACGTGAAGCTCATCGGCAACATCGCCGCCATGGTGGGACACAAAGACCAGGCAACCCTGTTGCGCGCCGCCAAAATCGTCCTCCAACGGCGACCCGAGGCAAGGTTCGTGATTATTGGGGATGGCGAATTGAGAAGGCCATTGCTGGCCCAGCGACGGGAGCTGGACCTCGCGGACCAGGTCCTGATGCCCGGCTTCATTCCACAGGCCGAGGAATTCCTGCCGGCGTTTGACGTGTTCGCCATGAGTTCGTGCATGGAGGGGCTGGGCAGCATCGTGCTGGATGCGTTTGCGGCGGGCACCCCGGTGGCGGCGACAGCGGGCGGCGGAATCCCAGAGACCGTGCGCCATGAGGAAACTGGCCTGCTGGTGCCGGTTGGCGACCACGCTGGCTTGGCGGCTGCGATCTTGCGCCTGCTGACCGAGGAGCCCCTCGCCGCGCGCCTTCGCGCCAACGCGCTTGACCGGGTAAGGCGTGACTACTCTGTCGAGCGCATGTCTGGTGACTACTCGAAGTTATACCGTGAGCTGGTGCGCGCGCCGCTGCGAGCTTCCGGCCCCGGCACATGA
- a CDS encoding lipopolysaccharide kinase InaA family protein — translation MSTPAQGTAFSLAVGGSRLGDIPLELRRALVFPGATPRIKEEDQALVWRLQLVLPGLVEAGVVKLYRRRGMWNRLRGGVLRFRVQREFSALCALADGGVSCSQPLVWGWGFAPTHGHFELLVTREIPGVVSLKEYLAASGGRLRAEDLLPLFDNLCRMHERGVYHGALWPKNILLAKATGGAREFHLIDLARSVRFPENIFGTSMARFDLLSLLYSLVQTDAAFDSEAVLRRYGCGPAEARKIATQALGYRSSRHLRNRLALTFQMRALWAHCRSGGPRGIRQS, via the coding sequence GTGAGCACTCCCGCCCAGGGCACGGCCTTCTCCCTCGCTGTTGGCGGTTCCCGGCTCGGGGACATCCCACTGGAATTGCGGCGCGCGCTGGTCTTTCCCGGCGCGACTCCGCGCATCAAGGAGGAGGACCAAGCGCTCGTCTGGCGGCTCCAACTGGTGCTGCCCGGGCTGGTCGAAGCAGGCGTTGTGAAATTATATCGGCGGCGGGGCATGTGGAACCGCCTGCGGGGTGGAGTTCTGCGCTTTCGGGTCCAGCGCGAATTCAGTGCGCTGTGCGCTCTGGCGGATGGCGGGGTATCCTGTAGCCAGCCGTTGGTTTGGGGGTGGGGATTCGCGCCAACGCACGGTCATTTTGAGTTGCTCGTCACACGCGAAATTCCCGGTGTCGTCAGCCTCAAAGAGTATCTGGCGGCGAGCGGCGGGAGGCTGCGGGCTGAAGATCTCCTGCCATTGTTCGACAATTTGTGCCGCATGCACGAACGGGGTGTGTACCATGGGGCGCTCTGGCCAAAGAATATCCTGCTGGCGAAAGCGACAGGCGGAGCACGCGAGTTCCACTTGATTGACCTCGCGCGCTCGGTGCGCTTTCCAGAAAATATTTTCGGCACTTCAATGGCGCGGTTCGACCTGTTGAGTCTGCTTTACTCTTTGGTGCAGACAGATGCGGCGTTCGACTCCGAGGCGGTGCTGCGCCGCTACGGCTGCGGGCCGGCGGAAGCCCGGAAGATCGCGACGCAGGCGCTCGGCTACCGTTCATCACGGCATCTGCGCAACCGGCTGGCGCTGACGTTCCAAATGCGCGCGCTGTGGGCGCATTGCCGAAGCGGCGGCCCTCGCGGCATCCGCCAAAGCTGA
- a CDS encoding methyltransferase domain-containing protein, with the protein MHNDKTVAPGLEAIGELLACPRCQGRLELGAGSVACTACRLSFPLRDGIPLLAVMDEPEPEVPAHQGPTRTSYQQEYQQVDAAAEYNTKYERKLLKRWSTQREYQLLHRLLASQPRCRTLLELPCGGGRLSPAMARYTDLMIEADVALGQLQYGRQNSRCETPQLWLTASALRIPFRDAALDGVVCIRLCHHLPHPAERERLVIELLRAARRFVILTFFDYHSPKNLLRRIRRPFDRKRPKYTMTQDEVRNIAARQGARLAACPALSWLGSGHRYALLVKS; encoded by the coding sequence ATGCACAATGACAAGACTGTGGCGCCTGGTCTGGAAGCCATCGGAGAACTATTGGCGTGCCCGCGTTGTCAGGGTCGCTTGGAGTTGGGCGCGGGCAGTGTCGCCTGCACGGCGTGCAGGTTGAGTTTTCCCCTCCGCGATGGCATTCCACTGCTCGCGGTAATGGATGAACCGGAGCCGGAAGTCCCCGCGCACCAGGGACCGACGCGGACGTCTTACCAGCAGGAGTATCAGCAGGTGGACGCCGCGGCTGAATACAACACCAAGTATGAGCGGAAACTGCTAAAACGCTGGAGCACGCAGCGGGAGTATCAGTTGCTCCACCGCCTGCTCGCCTCGCAGCCCCGCTGCCGAACGCTGCTGGAACTGCCCTGCGGCGGCGGCCGGCTGAGCCCGGCCATGGCGCGATATACCGATCTGATGATCGAGGCTGACGTGGCGCTCGGCCAGTTGCAGTACGGCCGCCAAAACAGCCGCTGCGAAACGCCGCAACTCTGGCTGACCGCTTCGGCGCTCCGCATCCCGTTCCGGGACGCGGCTCTGGACGGCGTGGTGTGCATCCGGCTTTGCCACCACCTGCCGCATCCGGCGGAGCGGGAACGGCTGGTCATTGAGCTTTTGCGGGCCGCCCGCCGCTTCGTCATCCTGACCTTCTTCGATTACCATTCGCCCAAGAACCTGCTGCGGCGCATCCGCCGCCCCTTTGACCGGAAGCGACCCAAATACACGATGACACAGGACGAAGTTCGCAACATCGCAGCCCGGCAGGGCGCGCGGCTGGCCGCGTGTCCGGCGCTGTCATGGCTTGGCTCGGGCCATCGTTATGCGCTGCTCGTCAAATCGTGA
- a CDS encoding glycosyltransferase family 2 protein, translating into MRRAAAIYQWRMQSRLPLSVALITLNEEANLPRCLESIRPLAAEIVVVDSGSTDRTEEIARHADAVFVSQTWQGFTRQKNSVLERCTQPWVLCLDADEAVSPELATAIRQVLAGKTAANGFRLNRRTSYLGDWIWHAWYPEWCLRLVRRETARWTGADPHPHLLVTGDTEKLEGDLLHYSYANLQSHFERNIRYARTSADSLAQAGQRCRWYHLAISPWLALGKRLVLKQGFRDGWRGWVIAYSAFLGVLAKYAFLFEKQVQARHDRQVTRTPPANKSPGPKSSEPA; encoded by the coding sequence GTGAGGCGCGCCGCCGCGATTTACCAATGGCGCATGCAGAGCCGTCTCCCGCTTTCGGTCGCGCTCATCACTTTGAATGAGGAGGCCAACCTGCCGCGTTGCCTGGAGAGCATACGACCTCTGGCGGCGGAAATAGTGGTCGTGGATTCCGGTTCAACGGATCGCACTGAAGAAATTGCGCGTCACGCAGACGCGGTATTTGTTTCACAGACCTGGCAGGGTTTTACGCGGCAGAAGAACTCCGTGCTCGAGCGTTGCACTCAACCGTGGGTGCTGTGCCTGGACGCGGATGAGGCGGTGTCGCCAGAACTGGCCACGGCCATCCGGCAGGTGTTGGCGGGCAAGACCGCCGCGAATGGCTTCCGGTTGAACCGGCGCACCTCCTACCTCGGGGATTGGATCTGGCACGCATGGTATCCGGAATGGTGTCTTCGGCTGGTGCGCCGGGAGACGGCGCGCTGGACCGGGGCAGATCCTCACCCGCATTTGTTGGTCACCGGTGACACGGAGAAACTGGAGGGGGACCTGCTCCACTACTCCTACGCGAATTTGCAGAGTCATTTCGAGCGCAACATCCGCTATGCGCGGACCTCGGCGGACAGTTTGGCCCAGGCCGGCCAGCGCTGCCGCTGGTATCACCTGGCTATTTCACCCTGGCTCGCGCTGGGCAAGCGGTTGGTCTTGAAGCAGGGATTCCGCGATGGTTGGCGTGGCTGGGTCATTGCCTATTCGGCGTTCCTGGGCGTTCTCGCCAAGTATGCGTTTCTGTTTGAGAAACAGGTGCAAGCTCGGCACGATCGCCAGGTCACGCGCACTCCACCGGCGAATAAATCACCTGGCCCGAAATCCTCCGAGCCGGCTTGA
- a CDS encoding ABC transporter ATP-binding protein, translating to MNNILKVLRFGLPYLRRYWVRLAGGVLFGILFGMSNASFVWGTKTLIGRMAPQTETQVELKQKQPRQERFFDDVKAQLEEKTHRWVDAWLPYAGRPVDWRQVLGGLLIFPALVAIRGIMGYLSSYCMAWVGEKVVNDLRTDVLTKLNGLSLDYFNRATMGDMITHVNGDTATLQRCLRVGCADLIQQPMTAIGVLGALCVLDWRLTLAAMVFFPACIIPVFVLGKKARRAAWAGTQVGITQSSLLLEILSGIRVVKAFGLEALQVGRFRHYSEQIVRQNMKGIRAKELINPIIETVSVIGFGLLVIYIAYKNHPVADMVGFLTGLIFFYTPVKRLAAIHVFFEQTAVGVNRLLHILQQQPSVKDPAEPKPLREFHGGITFENVNFTYGREPVLHDLNLEVPRGTKLGVAGESGSGKSTLVNLLFRFFDPTAGTIRVDGLDLRQVACADLRRLMALVSQDVVLFDMTVAENIGLGKAGATRPEIEAAAKAAFAHDFIAAMPQGYDTRIGERGVTLSGGQRQRLCLARAFVRNAPILVLDEATASLDSKAEAEVQAAIDRLAEHRTVICVAHRLSTLAAMDRVIVLAGGRVAESGGFNELLRRRGTFADMAARQGIFASDTPHEALSH from the coding sequence ATGAACAACATCCTCAAAGTGCTGCGCTTCGGCCTGCCGTACCTGCGACGCTACTGGGTGCGGCTGGCTGGGGGTGTGCTGTTTGGCATTTTGTTCGGGATGTCCAACGCCAGCTTCGTCTGGGGCACCAAGACGCTCATCGGCCGCATGGCGCCTCAAACCGAAACCCAGGTCGAGCTCAAGCAGAAACAGCCCAGGCAAGAGCGGTTCTTCGACGATGTGAAGGCCCAACTCGAGGAGAAAACCCACCGATGGGTTGATGCATGGCTCCCTTATGCGGGACGGCCCGTGGATTGGCGGCAGGTGCTGGGTGGATTGCTGATCTTTCCCGCGCTGGTCGCTATCCGGGGCATCATGGGCTACTTGAGTTCTTATTGCATGGCGTGGGTGGGCGAAAAGGTGGTGAACGACTTGCGCACCGACGTGCTCACCAAGCTCAACGGCCTATCCCTGGACTACTTCAATCGCGCCACCATGGGCGACATGATTACGCACGTCAACGGCGACACCGCCACCCTGCAGCGCTGCCTGCGCGTCGGTTGCGCGGACTTGATCCAGCAGCCGATGACGGCCATTGGCGTGCTGGGAGCATTGTGCGTGCTGGACTGGCGATTAACGCTGGCCGCGATGGTCTTCTTCCCGGCATGCATCATTCCTGTATTTGTGCTGGGCAAAAAGGCGCGGCGTGCCGCGTGGGCCGGCACCCAGGTCGGCATCACCCAGTCCAGCCTGCTGCTTGAAATCCTCTCCGGCATCCGGGTCGTAAAGGCGTTCGGCCTGGAAGCGCTCCAGGTCGGGCGGTTCCGCCATTATTCGGAACAGATTGTGCGGCAGAACATGAAAGGCATCCGCGCCAAGGAGCTTATCAACCCGATCATTGAAACCGTCTCGGTGATTGGATTTGGCCTGCTGGTGATCTACATCGCTTACAAGAACCATCCCGTGGCGGACATGGTAGGTTTTCTGACGGGATTGATCTTCTTCTATACGCCGGTCAAACGACTGGCCGCCATCCACGTGTTCTTCGAGCAAACCGCCGTCGGGGTGAATCGCCTGTTGCACATCCTCCAGCAACAGCCCTCCGTAAAGGACCCGGCCGAGCCCAAGCCATTGCGCGAATTCCACGGGGGCATCACCTTTGAGAACGTCAACTTCACCTACGGGCGCGAACCGGTGCTGCATGACCTCAACCTGGAAGTGCCGCGCGGCACAAAGCTGGGCGTGGCGGGGGAAAGCGGCTCCGGCAAGAGCACACTGGTGAATCTGCTGTTCCGTTTCTTCGACCCCACGGCAGGGACGATCCGCGTTGACGGCCTCGACCTCCGCCAGGTTGCTTGTGCCGACTTGCGCCGGCTGATGGCGCTTGTCAGCCAGGACGTTGTTCTGTTCGACATGACCGTCGCGGAGAACATTGGTCTCGGCAAAGCGGGTGCCACCCGGCCGGAGATCGAGGCTGCGGCGAAGGCCGCGTTCGCGCACGACTTCATCGCCGCCATGCCGCAAGGTTACGACACGCGCATTGGCGAGCGGGGCGTCACCCTCTCAGGTGGGCAACGCCAGCGCCTTTGCCTGGCGCGGGCCTTTGTGCGTAACGCGCCGATCCTTGTGCTCGACGAGGCGACGGCCTCGCTGGATTCCAAGGCGGAAGCCGAAGTGCAGGCTGCGATTGACCGACTAGCCGAACATCGTACCGTGATTTGCGTGGCCCACCGGCTCTCCACGCTGGCAGCGATGGACCGCGTTATTGTTCTGGCCGGGGGGCGCGTTGCGGAATCCGGCGGCTTCAACGAGTTGTTGCGGCGCCGGGGCACCTTTGCGGACATGGCGGCGCGGCAGGGTATTTTTGCCAGCGACACTCCACACGAAGCACTGTCGCATTGA
- a CDS encoding sodium:solute symporter family protein, translating to MHLALIDWVIIAVYLVGCMTAGIWMRRYVRGVEDFAVAGRTMDLNLGIASLAATELGLVTVMYTAQLGFTNGFAGATIGVLIATAMYLVGRTGFVIGPLRRAGVMTIPELFQKRFGTKVRWLAGLFIVLGGVLNMGIFLRLGGEFLVAATGMPAHWLEWVMTILLSMILLYTVLGGMLSVLVTDYLQFIVKGIGIVVTSILVISSVGWGDLVRGLWQCWDGSGSASGQLLHAHPFNPFHASGFGWGYILWQFVLAFAATTTWQTQISRVLSARDEETAKRMYRRTAFYFVGRFALPGLWGAAALVYFTQHGGLPETLQGLSANEASLRATPAYLGLLLPTGFIGLLLAAALAAEMSTDSGYLLTWATVIYNDLISPCVKRPLSAAARLLITRALVLGIGVFLLFYGLWYELPGNAWDYLAVTGNIYLASVFTLLVAGLYWRRATTQGAYAALLLGAIGPLTFLIVNMLVLKARLLSAHAPAVPSLAQEWLLQFSQFFPNAEPIRPELAGASSFALAFLGMLVGSLLSRRPAGGSPNPPEAVA from the coding sequence ATGCATCTTGCGCTGATTGATTGGGTAATTATCGCCGTCTATCTCGTCGGCTGCATGACGGCCGGAATCTGGATGCGCCGGTATGTGCGGGGGGTGGAGGATTTCGCGGTGGCCGGGCGGACGATGGACCTGAACCTGGGGATCGCGTCGCTGGCCGCCACCGAACTTGGGTTGGTGACCGTGATGTACACGGCGCAACTGGGGTTCACCAACGGCTTTGCGGGCGCAACGATTGGGGTGCTCATTGCAACGGCGATGTACTTGGTGGGGCGGACGGGCTTTGTGATCGGACCGCTGCGGCGGGCGGGGGTGATGACCATTCCCGAGCTGTTCCAGAAGCGGTTCGGCACAAAGGTCCGGTGGCTGGCGGGTTTGTTCATCGTCCTGGGCGGAGTATTGAACATGGGCATCTTCCTGCGGCTGGGAGGCGAGTTCCTGGTCGCGGCGACCGGCATGCCGGCGCATTGGCTGGAGTGGGTGATGACAATCCTCTTAAGCATGATCCTGCTCTACACCGTCCTGGGGGGGATGCTGTCGGTGCTGGTGACCGATTACCTGCAATTTATCGTAAAGGGCATAGGGATTGTGGTCACGTCCATTCTGGTCATTTCGAGCGTCGGGTGGGGCGACCTGGTGCGGGGCCTGTGGCAGTGTTGGGACGGTTCGGGTTCGGCCTCAGGCCAACTCCTCCATGCGCATCCGTTTAATCCGTTTCATGCGAGTGGCTTCGGCTGGGGCTACATCCTGTGGCAATTTGTCCTGGCGTTCGCGGCGACGACGACATGGCAGACGCAGATTTCCCGCGTCCTCTCCGCGCGAGATGAAGAAACCGCCAAGCGGATGTATCGGCGGACGGCGTTTTACTTCGTCGGCCGGTTTGCTCTGCCGGGTCTTTGGGGAGCGGCGGCGCTGGTGTATTTCACGCAGCACGGGGGCTTGCCCGAAACGTTGCAAGGGCTGTCCGCCAATGAAGCGAGCCTGCGTGCAACACCGGCTTACCTGGGCCTGTTGCTGCCCACTGGTTTCATCGGCCTGCTGCTGGCGGCGGCGCTGGCGGCCGAGATGTCCACGGACAGCGGCTACCTGCTGACCTGGGCGACGGTGATCTACAACGATTTGATCTCGCCGTGTGTGAAGCGGCCACTGTCGGCGGCAGCGCGGCTGTTGATTACGCGGGCGCTGGTTCTGGGCATCGGTGTGTTTCTGCTGTTCTACGGGTTGTGGTACGAGTTGCCGGGCAACGCGTGGGATTACCTGGCTGTGACCGGCAACATCTACCTGGCAAGTGTGTTCACGTTATTGGTGGCGGGGCTGTATTGGCGGCGCGCCACGACGCAGGGCGCCTATGCCGCGCTGCTGCTCGGGGCGATCGGCCCTCTCACCTTCCTGATCGTGAACATGCTCGTCCTGAAGGCCCGGCTGTTGAGCGCCCATGCGCCCGCAGTGCCTTCCCTGGCGCAGGAGTGGTTGCTGCAATTCAGCCAATTCTTCCCGAACGCAGAGCCTATCAGGCCGGAACTGGCGGGGGCGTCGTCGTTTGCGCTGGCGTTTCTCGGGATGCTCGTGGGATCACTCCTGTCGCGCCGGCCAGCGGGAGGTTCGCCTAACCCGCCGGAGGCAGTCGCATGA
- a CDS encoding PAS domain-containing protein: MQLKFDWLIVLENLHHGIMVTDVNLVGPTGPRIIYVNRAWLKITGYDRADISGKTPRILQGKHTDRNLLRALKSKLHNREVFHGQTWNYRKSGQPFIMNWYCYAIYGDRGKPLYFVAEQEDATELETLRMKQRLLLNPQDPDANKFFAVLAEYKAARKPAH; this comes from the coding sequence ATGCAACTGAAGTTTGATTGGCTGATTGTCCTGGAGAACCTGCATCACGGGATCATGGTTACGGATGTGAACCTGGTCGGCCCCACCGGCCCGCGCATCATCTATGTCAACCGCGCCTGGCTGAAGATCACCGGCTATGACCGGGCCGACATCAGCGGCAAGACCCCGCGCATCCTGCAGGGCAAACATACCGACCGCAACCTCCTGCGCGCGCTCAAGTCCAAGCTCCACAACCGCGAGGTCTTTCATGGCCAGACTTGGAACTACCGCAAGAGCGGCCAGCCGTTCATAATGAACTGGTATTGCTACGCCATTTACGGCGACCGCGGCAAACCCCTCTATTTTGTGGCGGAGCAGGAAGACGCCACCGAACTGGAAACACTCCGCATGAAGCAGCGCCTGCTCCTCAACCCGCAGGACCCGGACGCGAACAAGTTTTTTGCCGTCCTCGCCGAATACAAGGCTGCCCGCAAGCCGGCCCATTAG